The DNA region AATCAATCATACCAAGCGTTTGGTGAAACTACTAGAGTTGGATCCTTTGACTGACGTTTTACTTTCAGAACTTGACAAATCGTTAACCAAAtactattcaaatttatttgctCTAGACAACAAGTACCGTACAGTGAAAACATTTTGTAAACATCACAAACTAAACTATAATAACGAGGTCGTCCTCAAAAGTCGAATAAAAGATGAACGATTCCATCAGAAAGCATTCGACGATCTGATCCAAGACATTGCCAGACTTATTTCGCTACCACAAGCAATGGACACCGTTGAGCTTGTCACGCTCGTAGCGTCTTTTCAAAAGTTGCTCTCGGACAGCCCCGATTTGTTGGCTATCGAGATCGTACTCCTGGAAGTGTTGAACGTTCTAACCACGAATGGAGTGCTCCAGGACAACAGAACCACCCTGTCCTTGATAAGACCGGTCGTATCGGGACGCAATCTTCGGAATTACTTGGCGCATGACTCTCTCGTTTATGATACCTTGTGCAGAAATGGGCAAGCTCAAATGACCGTGTTTCTGAATGCGATATGTTTGACTAAATATGTGAAATTTGACctttttcatcaaaagaaaGTGATTATGAATCCAGAAGGAACAGAGTCATTTGAAGAGGTCCACCATTGGACAAGCTCATTGATGATGGAGAAGaaaacgttttttgaaaatcttacaaATTCCAGCTTCCACAAATTAAACTACGAAAACTTTGAATGCAAAGCACGACTTTTCAACAAGTGCAGTGTGTTGGAAACTGTTATGGACAAGCATTCCAAGGAGTTTATTGAATTTCTTATTGGGAGAAAGTCGCCAGCATTGCAGTTCTTTCAGATGCTTCTCCGTGCTACCCCAAATCAGATGTGCAATTTCTACGAAGACGATTCTTTTTTTATTCGGGATGTAGTGGTCAATGCAACTCTACGACAAAATATGGGATTTTATATGTCAGTAAAGTATAAGTACTATGACCTAGAGGCCGACATTGGATCGATTTATGGGGCTGTCTACGAGGCAGATAGTCTTAGTGTTGCGATCTTATTTGGAAATTCCCGCACAGCTCTATcaataatcgaaagttcaaaCTTGTATGAGTTTTGTACTGCGGATACTTTGAGGCACGATCAGACCGTTCTGATGCTGGCTACCCTGTACAAACAGCCGGAAGTTGTTCGAgcaatttgtgaaaaaagtccGCAAATGTTGGAATGTACGAATACATCGGATGAAAGTGCACTGTACTTGGCGGTTGGTATTGGAAGTAAggcaattgtgaaaattttactagagtTTGGTGCTAATCCCCACCACCTCACAAAGTCAGCAATCGTTAATGCATTGTTAAACAGGAAGGACGACATACTTGAGATGTTGCTTCCAAGTGACGAAAAGTTGATATTGAATCAGGAGTTACTAGGTAAAATCGTGAATAAAGCTGGTCTATCAAATCACCATACCTTGCTAAGAAGACTACTTCCTATGGTAATGGGCTCTTCTTCGCTCGTGGAAGCTCTCAATTCTGCAGCGTTACGCGGGCATCTAGAAGCTGTAGAAGTTATACTTAAATTTAATCCGTCCATCGTGAATGAGCAGAATTCTGCTAATGAAACGGCCCTGTTTAATGCATGCTATAGTCGATCACGACGAATAGTAGAGCTGCTCCTGCGTTACGGCGGAAATCGCAACCTTCCGGAAGATTATCTTGCTGTGGACGATGTTGTGGAAAAGAATCAGAGAAAGGTGTTGAAACTGTTTATAGACCAGAACAGCATTAGTGAACAGCTTCGAGCGACCCTATTCGAAAAGGTACATCGTACTAGAGCAAAGATGGCATGGATGGTGTTTAAAGCTGGGTATCCATGTAGAATTACCAACAGGCATATACTTAACAATACATTACAGTTGTATCTTAGAATGATCCGCGTCGAGTCTAACTTAATTCAGCAGATTGATTGTTATACCGTGTCAAAGGCAATACTATTGAGAAATGAAGAATTTGTCAAGTGTGTACTCGACGTTACCTGCAGTCGTATGAGCGTTACTGACCGCGGAAGATTGATCAACAGTAGCGTACGTGCGAATGACAAAGGTATTCTCAAATACCTTATCGGGATCGGATGTGAAGTAAATCAACCAGACTACAATGGAGTAACACCTTTGGGCTTAGCGGTGATTTTAAACAAGCCTGATTTGATACGGATTTTACTAAAAGCTGGAGCGGATGCAAACGTGGAAAGCACAAGCAATGGCCCGATCATAATAGACGCGTGGTCTTCGGTTGGCCCAACATTCGCCAAACAGCTTCAAGAAGGATCTTATGTGACGTATCCAATTTTGTTTGCAATTGCACTCAATCATCACAAGATTGTGGAATATCTGGTGCAATATGGTGCGGATGTAGAAGTTTGCGATCGCTATGGTATAACTCCGTTGATAGGAGCAATTCTTGCTGGAAATCGTGCGTTAGTGGAGTTTCTTTTGAGCCATGGAGCAAACATTGATCGTGCACGGCGCTCTGTGGATTCAATATTTCACAGCGGAACAGTTTTGCACGATGCAGCTAAAAATGGACACCTGCAAGTGTTCCGGCTTTTGGTTGAACAGTACGATTTCGATATGGATGTTTGCGATCCTCAAGGAAACACTGCCCTTCATGTCGCGGTACAGAATGATCGTGTAGAAATTGTGAGTTACCTGCAGGATTCTGTCCACTGGAACACGGCGAACAAAAGTGGTGAAATTCCACTTGATATCGCGTTGACAAATCTCAATGAAGTGTCATATACTTTTATCAAGCAACTTCCCGGAGTTTTCGAATATATGAAGTATTTCCGAGATGAGAAGCAACGCTCTGTTCTGCATTTTGCTTCGAGTTATGGGCGTACAACGAATTTTTTAAACGTGCTTTTAGTTGAGTTAGAGTTAGAAATCGATGCCTTAGATGAGTTCAAGCAAACGCCACTTCACTATGCTTTAAGCAGGTTTGATTTAGaacttgtgaaattttttgtatcGCGAGGAGCGTCTTTAGGAAAAATTACAGAACGAATTCTTGCAAATTTCTTGATAAGAGCAGTTTTACTCAATAAAGTCGATCATGTTCGGTTTTGTTTGCAGCAAGTGGAATTCACACAGATTTTATTGAACGTTCGCGGTGCCGACTGTAATTTGCTTGAGATAAGCATCTTTCAAGACAATATGGAAATTTTTCAACTCTTGCTGGATTTGACTGTGTTTGATGTGAGTTCCATTCAAGGAAATGGAAATACCACACTTCATTTCGCGGCCGGTGTGGGGTCTGTCAGGATTATGGATATGCTGCTACGTGAAGGAGTACAGCTGGAGAATGTCAATCAAAGAGGCAAATCCCTGTTGTTTGTGGCAATTGAATACGGGAACTGGAAGGTAGCTAAATATTTGCTGTCGAAAGGAGCTTCCAAGCAATCACTCATCAAATATCGATATCCAGATACAGCGGGTATGAATGTCGTGCACCACGTGGCTTCTACTGGTAGACTGGcatctttaaaaattcttctgGACGAAGAGGTGTTTGCTCGAACTGTTCCAGATGAAAAAGGTCGAACGATCGGACACTATGCTGCCGCTAACAACCGGACGAATGTAGTTGACTACCTCGTAGCAGCTATGTTTCCGCTTGACATGGAAGACGAAGATGGAAGGTCCTCACTAGTTTACGCCATAGAACACGAGCACTTGAAGTTAGCACAACGGTTAATTAGTGTTGGATGTTCTCGAAGGATTGTTTATATTTACAatgagaaaaataaacttttgaagCGATCGATTGAAAATGGGAAGGTCGAAATAATCATGTTTCTAAAGGAATACTGTAACCTGTATGACCCAGACCTCGAACTGGCTACCTTGATTCCAGAAACACTAACAAAGAAATCAAACGAAACAAAGGCTCACCAAGCTCGACTTGAGCTACTCCAGCAAAACAAAATCAGCGAATTACATGATCTCATTGCCCAAGATTACCAACCTATTGATACTGTCAACTCTTTGGGCCGAACTCTCCTGCACGAAAGTGTTTTGTGTGAAAACTTCGAAGCTGTAAAGACTCTCCTCAAGCTAGGGATGCCACTTGAATCACTGGACACCCAAGGTACTACTCCGTTGATCCTCGCACTGATGAAAAACAACCAATCCCTGGCCAAATATCTCATCAACGCGGGTGCTTCTCTTGAGTCCGTTAAGCAGTTCCGTACAACAAACCGAGATCAATCGACTATGCTGCACGTAGCAGCGCAGCATGGACTAAACAGAAGCCTTAAACTTCTACTAGAACAGAGTATATTTGACGTTGACGTTGGGGACTTTGATCAAACGACGCCACTTCAGGAGGCAGCTTGTCGGGGTCACAAGTCTTGTGTAGAGTTGCTGCTCATGGCTGGTGCCGATGTGGAGTATGTTGATCTGCAAGGAACGAACACACTGACCAGGGCCTTTTGTGGATCACAGGAGGAAATTGTGCAACTGTTGCTGGAACGGCAGGTGAGTCTGGACAACGCGAGAGAGTTTCGAGTTCCCAACAGTAAAGAGGAATCACTGTTGCATTTGGTTGCCTCTGGGAACAATCCCAATTTGATTGGCATTCTAGTTGAAATTGTCGGAATTGCTGTTGATGTACTTGACAGTCAAGGTCGTACTGCGCTTCACTATGCTGCTGAGGCTGGTGCGGTTGAGGCAGTGGAACGTCTTCTGAAGAATGGAGCCAGTAAGGTTATCGTTGACGAAAGCGGATCATTCCCGTTGATAGTTGCAATCAAGGCAGGACATGGCGATAGACTCGCAGAGTTGTTACTACCGGAATCAGTCAATAACGATGTTTTAGAGACATTTCGAATACCCGAATGCCACAA from Culex quinquefasciatus strain JHB chromosome 3, VPISU_Cqui_1.0_pri_paternal, whole genome shotgun sequence includes:
- the LOC6035594 gene encoding uncharacterized protein LOC6035594, producing MEQFDFNIFRQVAPKDAPLRNAIRLESVILARNAIVQGANINCQYPDDWNTPLQMAIGGRCQPIVELLISHNPDFGLVNGANLTAAEMAQEAGEVSWVRTMIEAEFKGCDPVDVLYELLKRRSLKVLELAIEMLNLTKNNLTSSLAKAWNKLEVMNVKVESELELFVHLTLLRIDYEEFGGAKVSVKKMTDEEVKQRMQLVLREINQLESKFDTGLCDDVCDEFLERLRLILRQLFVLKNRIEYFPMLQLEYCVAVYLAIYDRKPELDLFQLAINKRLIVQYLVQLKRTYESIPTVDRRMSIELLYKLTKVIVENRTSKCKLIIACWAPIVGSFYKKKELIMIRNKIVKSLLTRFENLKSFRDLSKDELSKFKIEAESINKLFETRKYRYRFGSLLKLYFRLKQMYSLQKTMRYLEILEKIELHTNMSCLSSTLAIQRVLQVVGETLKATKLSPNISTNLRNTLEFASPANVLSQICKLRNYFSHDFSMRKHSVYTLSRENDEELIEIFRKTQADLMKITPLIDNILKYEYVRYVKAFLSFALQLKSANEVKSFANACKVSYNFKLNAYLNISDIPAIVNILNKLKNTYCPSKHCDNLNILAKIQRSLKYYQQTMTNVADVTNFVIPSIGALITNDSLEYQHNSARFLLKNISCPQGHEYGVNTLIMYSFKADINKLIELETTPADDHSNDRLAIIHELMKLALTENIGTLQTFTVGQESLTINHTKRLVKLLELDPLTDVLLSELDKSLTKYYSNLFALDNKYRTVKTFCKHHKLNYNNEVVLKSRIKDERFHQKAFDDLIQDIARLISLPQAMDTVELVTLVASFQKLLSDSPDLLAIEIVLLEVLNVLTTNGVLQDNRTTLSLIRPVVSGRNLRNYLAHDSLVYDTLCRNGQAQMTVFLNAICLTKYVKFDLFHQKKVIMNPEGTESFEEVHHWTSSLMMEKKTFFENLTNSSFHKLNYENFECKARLFNKCSVLETVMDKHSKEFIEFLIGRKSPALQFFQMLLRATPNQMCNFYEDDSFFIRDVVVNATLRQNMGFYMSVKYKYYDLEADIGSIYGAVYEADSLSVAILFGNSRTALSIIESSNLYEFCTADTLRHDQTVLMLATLYKQPEVVRAICEKSPQMLECTNTSDESALYLAVGIGSKAIVKILLEFGANPHHLTKSAIVNALLNRKDDILEMLLPSDEKLILNQELLGKIVNKAGLSNHHTLLRRLLPMVMGSSSLVEALNSAALRGHLEAVEVILKFNPSIVNEQNSANETALFNACYSRSRRIVELLLRYGGNRNLPEDYLAVDDVVEKNQRKVLKLFIDQNSISEQLRATLFEKVHRTRAKMAWMVFKAGYPCRITNRHILNNTLQLYLRMIRVESNLIQQIDCYTVSKAILLRNEEFVKCVLDVTCSRMSVTDRGRLINSSVRANDKGILKYLIGIGCEVNQPDYNGVTPLGLAVILNKPDLIRILLKAGADANVESTSNGPIIIDAWSSVGPTFAKQLQEGSYVTYPILFAIALNHHKIVEYLVQYGADVEVCDRYGITPLIGAILAGNRALVEFLLSHGANIDRARRSVDSIFHSGTVLHDAAKNGHLQVFRLLVEQYDFDMDVCDPQGNTALHVAVQNDRVEIVSYLQDSVHWNTANKSGEIPLDIALTNLNEVSYTFIKQLPGVFEYMKYFRDEKQRSVLHFASSYGRTTNFLNVLLVELELEIDALDEFKQTPLHYALSRFDLELVKFFVSRGASLGKITERILANFLIRAVLLNKVDHVRFCLQQVEFTQILLNVRGADCNLLEISIFQDNMEIFQLLLDLTVFDVSSIQGNGNTTLHFAAGVGSVRIMDMLLREGVQLENVNQRGKSLLFVAIEYGNWKVAKYLLSKGASKQSLIKYRYPDTAGMNVVHHVASTGRLASLKILLDEEVFARTVPDEKGRTIGHYAAANNRTNVVDYLVAAMFPLDMEDEDGRSSLVYAIEHEHLKLAQRLISVGCSRRIVYIYNEKNKLLKRSIENGKVEIIMFLKEYCNLYDPDLELATLIPETLTKKSNETKAHQARLELLQQNKISELHDLIAQDYQPIDTVNSLGRTLLHESVLCENFEAVKTLLKLGMPLESLDTQGTTPLILALMKNNQSLAKYLINAGASLESVKQFRTTNRDQSTMLHVAAQHGLNRSLKLLLEQSIFDVDVGDFDQTTPLQEAACRGHKSCVELLLMAGADVEYVDLQGTNTLTRAFCGSQEEIVQLLLERQVSLDNAREFRVPNSKEESLLHLVASGNNPNLIGILVEIVGIAVDVLDSQGRTALHYAAEAGAVEAVERLLKNGASKVIVDESGSFPLIVAIKAGHGDRLAELLLPESVNNDVLETFRIPECHKSVLHLALESKCYHLLRLLINDHKINAGLVDSDGRTILHYASAEGSMLPIEHLNLPIDLFFALDCDEKSPLSICVTKGDESGFKSILGQLIKCEHDHLNAILHCIVRSRVESLLNQYSQWLLIERMEFVTGNKQILEVLRVAYPDLLLELVIMNNHVDTLRLLISSGLDKAIVSECKLPLGVNFLHVAALKNFDNLANIFINQLEISVESLDDNQQTPLAYAVHLKHLETVNVLLEHKANANCLDKNGRSPLLTALEHDDLELVQLLLSHGASLPLVEEFRYKSENKFTPLHFMAERGLTKTLPLVLPAMQVNCLDDHGLTPLHYAAATDQRTVIELLMGAGSTIDAADKHGSTPLLRAVSKGHMECFELLRRHGANVELLKRFRNSNYDNESMLHITAEKGLLEMTKMLVEEYHLDVDCQDKDGATRTATKTSAMMVV